From Spea bombifrons isolate aSpeBom1 chromosome 6, aSpeBom1.2.pri, whole genome shotgun sequence, a single genomic window includes:
- the LOC128500850 gene encoding arf-GAP with dual PH domain-containing protein 1-like isoform X2, which translates to MDHWEETQIQFLENHGNDVAKKIYEANVPVYYYKPTHKDCHVLREQWIRSKYERKEFVGKGISNISYGVKKGNLFKKGRDNGQYLSRLFILSEMDGTLKYFTRPDAKEPKAVIKVDSINASFQPEKMKQFNGLQITYIKDNRTRNIFLYHSDGQEIVSWFNAIRSAQYRYMQVAFPTASDNEIVRRLTRNFIKEGYMEKTGPKLNDGFKKRWFTLDNRRLMYFKDPLDAFAKGEVFLGSSENGYHVMAETISSSHGNPMWNYGISFSTPERTYLFSCETESEQESWIHAFKSVISQPMTLREYTIEAQFKRRP; encoded by the exons ATGGACCACTGGGAAGAAACACAGATTCAG TTTCTTGAAAACCATGGAAACGACGtagccaaaaaaatatatgaggcTAATGTTCCTGTGTATTACTACAAACCGACACATAAGGATTGTCA TGTCTTACGAGAACAATGGATTCGCTCAAAATATGAACGCAAAGAATTTGTTGGGAAAGGAATTTCAAACATTTCTTATG GTGTGAAGAAAGGAAACCTTTTTAAGAAAGGGCGAGATAATGGGCAGTACCTTTCCCGACTGTTTATCCTGTCCGAGATGGATGGCACCCTTAAATACTTCACAAGACCAGAT GCCAAAGAGCCAAAAGCAGTGATTAAAGTTGACTCAATAAATGCCTCCTTCCAGCCAGAGAAGATGAAACAATTTAATGGACTGCAAATCACATATATCAAAGACAACAGGAccaggaatatatttttataccacTCTGATGGACAG GAAATTGTCAGCTGGTTTAATGCTATCCGTTCAGCACAGTATCGTTATATGCAAGTTGCGTTTCCTACAGCAAGTGACAATGAG ATAGTAAGACGCTTGACCCGGAATTTCATCAAGGAAGGTTACATGGAGAAGACTGGACCAAAG cTGAATGATGGGTTCAAGAAGAGGTGGTTTACGCTTGATAACCGTAGACTGATGTACTTCAAAGACCCTTTG GATGCTTTTGCAAAAGGTGAGGTGTTCTTGGGAAGCAGCGAGAATGGTTATCATGTGATGGCAGAGACAATCTCAAGCAGTCATGGGAACCCAATGTGGAATTATGGAATCTCTTTCAGTACACCCGAGCGCACGTATCTTTTCAGCTGTGAAACTGAGAGTGAGCAGGAGAGCTGGATCCATGCATTTAAGAGTGTTATAAGTCAACCCATGACACTCCGCGAATACACTA tTGAAGCTCAATTTAAACGTAGACCGTAA
- the LOC128499972 gene encoding galectin-1-like: MEGVVLNNLNLKQGHCLELKGLLAKDAKGFCVNLGKDPSNIVIHFNPRFDQHGDSNVIVCNSKEADAWGTEQRSTSFPFTLGNENTVCFEHQGDKLKIKLSNGEDFTFPIRMAADSISFLSLEGIELKSLALH, from the exons GGTGTAGTCTTGAATAACCTTAATCTGAAGCAGGGGCATTGCTTAGAGCTGAAGGGTCTCCTCGCAAAAGATGCAAAAGG tTTTTGTGTGAACCTTGGGAAAGATCCTTCCAACATTGTCATTCACTTTAATCCACGTTTTGACCAACATGGAGACTCAAATGTCATAGTCTGCAACTCAAAGGAAGCAGATGCCTGGGGCACGGAGCAGAGGTCGACCAGCTTTCCCTTTACGCTGGGGAATGAAAACACG gTTTGCTTCGAGCACCAAGGAGACAAGCTGAAGATCAAATTATCTAATGGGGAAGACTTCACCTTTCCAATCCGTATGGCTGCAGACTCTATCTCCTTCCTATCACTGGAGGGCATTGAACTGAAGTCCCTTGCACTTCATTAA
- the NOL12 gene encoding nucleolar protein 12 isoform X2: MRNRKETTRERAAGVLTVVFTSSGVWCTQQKKMGKKKQNKRAVGRRELVFDEEMRREYLTGFHKRKVQRRKAAVEEIKRKIKEEQKKMKEERHKEYMRMLKEREDALEEADELERLVTSKSESVQYDHPNHTVTVTTISDLDLSGVGLLPVKRAEEEEAEEQLQEDQPKSLVSAPRKAGDPLLSKRICSLTASLHSRSQRKSTKRPSRTQDSKKQVGAKVTGRTSRVTGRTTKAQRRRQTGKSRRNRD, encoded by the exons ATGCGCAATAGAAAAGAAACAACACGCGAGCGTGCAGCCG GAGTCCTAACTGTCGTTTTCACAAGTAGTGGTGTATGGTGcacgcaacaaaaaaaaatggggaaaaagaaacagaataagCGTGCTGTCGGCAGACGGGAACTGGTATTTGATGAGGAGATGAGACG TGAATACCTGACTGGATTTCACAAGCGAAAAGTGCAGAGGAGGAAAGCAGCCGTTGAGGAAATAAAACGTAAGATAAAAGAAGAACAGAAAAAGATGAAAGAAGAG AGGCACAAGGAATATATGAGGATgctaaaggagagagaagatgcGTTGG AAGAAGCAGATGAGTTGGAAAGGCTTGTTACTTCGAAGTCTGAATCTGTACAGTATGATCACCCGAACCACACTGTAACTGTGACAACTATCAGTGACTTAGACCTGTCTGGTGTTGGTCTTTTGCCTGTTAAAAGAGCAGAG GAAGAGGAAGCAGAGGAGCAACTTCAGGAAGATCAGCCAAAATCATTGGTATCTGCACCCAGGAAAGCTGGAGACCCGCTCCTGTCTAAAAG GATCTGCTCTCTTACGGCATCTCTTCATTCACGTAGTCAGCGTAAATCCACAAAACGCCCTTCAAGAACCCAGGACAGCAAAAAGCAAGTAGGTGCCAAGGTGACTGGCCGCACTAGTAGAGTGACTGGACGCACAACTAAGGCCCAACGGAGGAGGCAAACTGGCAAATCCCGGAGGAATAGAGACTAA
- the LOC128500850 gene encoding arf-GAP with dual PH domain-containing protein 1-like isoform X1 translates to MSGEHDWNKTSIRNLITKEWNTKCADCGAPDPGWASFPLGVFICVDCSGIHRNLSEISKVRSLTMDHWEETQIQFLENHGNDVAKKIYEANVPVYYYKPTHKDCHVLREQWIRSKYERKEFVGKGISNISYGVKKGNLFKKGRDNGQYLSRLFILSEMDGTLKYFTRPDAKEPKAVIKVDSINASFQPEKMKQFNGLQITYIKDNRTRNIFLYHSDGQEIVSWFNAIRSAQYRYMQVAFPTASDNEIVRRLTRNFIKEGYMEKTGPKLNDGFKKRWFTLDNRRLMYFKDPLDAFAKGEVFLGSSENGYHVMAETISSSHGNPMWNYGISFSTPERTYLFSCETESEQESWIHAFKSVISQPMTLREYTIEAQFKRRP, encoded by the exons ATGTCTGGTGAACATGACTGGAATAAGACAAGTATTCGAAATTTGATCACAAAAGAATGGAACACAAAGTGTGCAGATTGTGGAGCTCCAG ATCCAGGATGGGCTTCCTTCCCGCTAGGTGTGTTCATTTGTGTGGATTGTTCTGGCATACACCGGAATCTCTCGGAAATCAGTAAAGTGAGGTCTTTAACCATGGACCACTGGGAAGAAACACAGATTCAG TTTCTTGAAAACCATGGAAACGACGtagccaaaaaaatatatgaggcTAATGTTCCTGTGTATTACTACAAACCGACACATAAGGATTGTCA TGTCTTACGAGAACAATGGATTCGCTCAAAATATGAACGCAAAGAATTTGTTGGGAAAGGAATTTCAAACATTTCTTATG GTGTGAAGAAAGGAAACCTTTTTAAGAAAGGGCGAGATAATGGGCAGTACCTTTCCCGACTGTTTATCCTGTCCGAGATGGATGGCACCCTTAAATACTTCACAAGACCAGAT GCCAAAGAGCCAAAAGCAGTGATTAAAGTTGACTCAATAAATGCCTCCTTCCAGCCAGAGAAGATGAAACAATTTAATGGACTGCAAATCACATATATCAAAGACAACAGGAccaggaatatatttttataccacTCTGATGGACAG GAAATTGTCAGCTGGTTTAATGCTATCCGTTCAGCACAGTATCGTTATATGCAAGTTGCGTTTCCTACAGCAAGTGACAATGAG ATAGTAAGACGCTTGACCCGGAATTTCATCAAGGAAGGTTACATGGAGAAGACTGGACCAAAG cTGAATGATGGGTTCAAGAAGAGGTGGTTTACGCTTGATAACCGTAGACTGATGTACTTCAAAGACCCTTTG GATGCTTTTGCAAAAGGTGAGGTGTTCTTGGGAAGCAGCGAGAATGGTTATCATGTGATGGCAGAGACAATCTCAAGCAGTCATGGGAACCCAATGTGGAATTATGGAATCTCTTTCAGTACACCCGAGCGCACGTATCTTTTCAGCTGTGAAACTGAGAGTGAGCAGGAGAGCTGGATCCATGCATTTAAGAGTGTTATAAGTCAACCCATGACACTCCGCGAATACACTA tTGAAGCTCAATTTAAACGTAGACCGTAA
- the NOL12 gene encoding nucleolar protein 12 isoform X3, with protein MGKKKQNKRAVGRRELVFDEEMRREYLTGFHKRKVQRRKAAVEEIKRKIKEEQKKMKEERHKEYMRMLKEREDALEEADELERLVTSKSESVQYDHPNHTVTVTTISDLDLSGVGLLPVKRAEEEEAEEQLQEDQPKSLVSAPRKAGDPLLSKRICSLTASLHSRSQRKSTKRPSRTQDSKKQVGAKVTGRTSRVTGRTTKAQRRRQTGKSRRNRD; from the exons atggggaaaaagaaacagaataagCGTGCTGTCGGCAGACGGGAACTGGTATTTGATGAGGAGATGAGACG TGAATACCTGACTGGATTTCACAAGCGAAAAGTGCAGAGGAGGAAAGCAGCCGTTGAGGAAATAAAACGTAAGATAAAAGAAGAACAGAAAAAGATGAAAGAAGAG AGGCACAAGGAATATATGAGGATgctaaaggagagagaagatgcGTTGG AAGAAGCAGATGAGTTGGAAAGGCTTGTTACTTCGAAGTCTGAATCTGTACAGTATGATCACCCGAACCACACTGTAACTGTGACAACTATCAGTGACTTAGACCTGTCTGGTGTTGGTCTTTTGCCTGTTAAAAGAGCAGAG GAAGAGGAAGCAGAGGAGCAACTTCAGGAAGATCAGCCAAAATCATTGGTATCTGCACCCAGGAAAGCTGGAGACCCGCTCCTGTCTAAAAG GATCTGCTCTCTTACGGCATCTCTTCATTCACGTAGTCAGCGTAAATCCACAAAACGCCCTTCAAGAACCCAGGACAGCAAAAAGCAAGTAGGTGCCAAGGTGACTGGCCGCACTAGTAGAGTGACTGGACGCACAACTAAGGCCCAACGGAGGAGGCAAACTGGCAAATCCCGGAGGAATAGAGACTAA
- the NOL12 gene encoding nucleolar protein 12 isoform X1 → MRNRKETTRERAAGMLTWVCTSCKSSGVLTVVFTSSGVWCTQQKKMGKKKQNKRAVGRRELVFDEEMRREYLTGFHKRKVQRRKAAVEEIKRKIKEEQKKMKEERHKEYMRMLKEREDALEEADELERLVTSKSESVQYDHPNHTVTVTTISDLDLSGVGLLPVKRAEEEEAEEQLQEDQPKSLVSAPRKAGDPLLSKRICSLTASLHSRSQRKSTKRPSRTQDSKKQVGAKVTGRTSRVTGRTTKAQRRRQTGKSRRNRD, encoded by the exons ATGCGCAATAGAAAAGAAACAACACGCGAGCGTGCAGCCGGTATGTTAACGTGGGTTTGTACGTCCTGTAAGTCATCTG GAGTCCTAACTGTCGTTTTCACAAGTAGTGGTGTATGGTGcacgcaacaaaaaaaaatggggaaaaagaaacagaataagCGTGCTGTCGGCAGACGGGAACTGGTATTTGATGAGGAGATGAGACG TGAATACCTGACTGGATTTCACAAGCGAAAAGTGCAGAGGAGGAAAGCAGCCGTTGAGGAAATAAAACGTAAGATAAAAGAAGAACAGAAAAAGATGAAAGAAGAG AGGCACAAGGAATATATGAGGATgctaaaggagagagaagatgcGTTGG AAGAAGCAGATGAGTTGGAAAGGCTTGTTACTTCGAAGTCTGAATCTGTACAGTATGATCACCCGAACCACACTGTAACTGTGACAACTATCAGTGACTTAGACCTGTCTGGTGTTGGTCTTTTGCCTGTTAAAAGAGCAGAG GAAGAGGAAGCAGAGGAGCAACTTCAGGAAGATCAGCCAAAATCATTGGTATCTGCACCCAGGAAAGCTGGAGACCCGCTCCTGTCTAAAAG GATCTGCTCTCTTACGGCATCTCTTCATTCACGTAGTCAGCGTAAATCCACAAAACGCCCTTCAAGAACCCAGGACAGCAAAAAGCAAGTAGGTGCCAAGGTGACTGGCCGCACTAGTAGAGTGACTGGACGCACAACTAAGGCCCAACGGAGGAGGCAAACTGGCAAATCCCGGAGGAATAGAGACTAA